The following coding sequences are from one Helicoverpa armigera isolate CAAS_96S chromosome 2, ASM3070526v1, whole genome shotgun sequence window:
- the LOC135118644 gene encoding uncharacterized protein LOC135118644 encodes MKLIQIITTICLIFFEESNSVRLHKIFQFIDGFQAEHNLRGYLHVGNDYAIFLRLPKPHDKYLVYELYEARNVPEVDSYKPRMLAITKVPVEYMKAQLQMFRSELFKSKYEDDKIVPGTQVKTLREWQIDRALSFHDNGGQFHDKVPVLRTIL; translated from the exons ATGAAGTTG atCCAAATAATAACTACAATTTGCCTGATATTTTTCGAAGAATCCAATTCCGTCCGTTTGCACAAGATATTCCAATTTATCGATGGCTTCCAAGCCGAGCATAACTTACGGGGGTACCTCCATGTTGGAAACGACTATGCCATATTCTTGAGACTGCCAAAACCTCACGACAAGTATCTCGTGTATGAATTATATGAAGCTAGGAATGTTCCTGAAGTGGACAGCTACAAACCTAGGATGCTCGCGATAACAAAGGTGCCTGTAGAGTATATGAAAGCTCAGCTGCAAATGTTTCGCAGTGAACTGTTTAAGTCGAAGTATGAAGATGATAAGATCGTACCAGGGACGCAGGTTAAAACGTTGCGAGAGTGGCAGATAGACAGGGCTTTGAGTTTCCATGATAACGGCGGCCAATTCCATGACAAAGTACCTGTGTTAAGGACCATACTCTGA